A single genomic interval of Verrucomicrobiota bacterium harbors:
- a CDS encoding Gfo/Idh/MocA family oxidoreductase, with protein MKDNPPSLSRRDFLTKASLGAGLVLGAPTILRGKAAGSPSDDIRVGFIGCGKQQEVLFNAMVNIPGIHYVAAADLMKDRLGQRYGWVQSRFDTKMKRYFDVEEMLNTEDLDAVFVSTPDFWHAPHTVMALEAGCHVYCEKMMSNTLEGARSMVEAMDRTGNLCQIGHQRRSNPRYRFTLNELIKKHNICGEILNINGQWNRALGSSQDIQVKASTLPEKDALLKAGFDGGAEGNLTEEQLRHRFLNWRFYTALSGGPISDLGAHQIDIFNWFLDTQPTSVMASGGRSYFKDREHFDNVMCVFDYDTPSGSARAFYQVLTTTSAGGGYYESFMGTDGTIEISEREAFTNIYKESGAENAKWDDLVRRGVLKKEAAGVAAGGSDAIASYESAPPDKYAMPGGLDKPPHQPHIENFFNAIRGKEELTCDARHALESEAPIYWVNPAAESREIIQFTDEHLHT; from the coding sequence ATGAAAGATAACCCACCCTCTCTCTCCCGTCGAGACTTCCTCACCAAAGCCTCCTTAGGCGCAGGGCTTGTCCTGGGCGCACCGACCATCCTTAGAGGCAAGGCTGCTGGCAGCCCATCAGATGACATCCGAGTCGGCTTTATCGGCTGTGGAAAGCAACAGGAGGTCCTGTTTAATGCCATGGTAAATATTCCCGGCATCCACTACGTAGCCGCTGCTGACCTCATGAAGGATCGCCTTGGGCAACGATACGGTTGGGTCCAAAGCCGATTTGACACCAAGATGAAGAGATACTTCGACGTTGAGGAAATGTTGAATACGGAAGATCTCGACGCAGTCTTCGTTTCGACTCCGGATTTCTGGCACGCCCCGCATACCGTCATGGCTCTCGAGGCAGGCTGCCATGTTTACTGTGAGAAGATGATGTCGAATACCCTCGAAGGAGCTAGGAGCATGGTAGAGGCCATGGACCGGACGGGTAACCTTTGCCAAATTGGCCACCAAAGGCGTAGCAACCCCCGCTATCGGTTTACCCTCAATGAGCTCATCAAAAAGCACAATATATGTGGTGAAATTCTCAACATAAATGGCCAGTGGAATCGGGCTCTAGGTTCATCCCAAGACATCCAAGTAAAAGCATCTACTCTCCCGGAGAAGGATGCACTGCTAAAAGCTGGTTTTGATGGAGGGGCAGAAGGTAATTTGACGGAAGAGCAGCTCCGGCATCGCTTTCTCAACTGGCGCTTTTACACCGCGTTGTCCGGTGGTCCTATCTCAGACCTCGGAGCCCACCAGATCGACATTTTCAACTGGTTCCTCGACACCCAGCCTACTTCCGTCATGGCATCCGGTGGTCGTAGTTATTTTAAGGATCGTGAACACTTCGACAACGTCATGTGCGTCTTCGATTATGATACGCCCAGCGGCTCTGCGCGGGCATTCTATCAGGTGCTCACCACTACCAGTGCGGGAGGCGGCTACTACGAGTCATTCATGGGCACCGACGGCACTATCGAAATATCCGAACGCGAAGCCTTCACCAATATCTACAAGGAGTCTGGAGCGGAAAACGCGAAGTGGGACGATCTTGTTAGGCGCGGTGTCTTGAAAAAAGAGGCTGCAGGAGTTGCTGCAGGTGGTAGTGACGCTATCGCCTCCTACGAATCGGCACCACCCGACAAGTACGCTATGCCCGGAGGTTTGGACAAGCCCCCCCACCAGCCGCACATCGAAAACTTCTTCAACGCGATCCGCGGAAAGGAAGAACTGACTTGTGATGCTCGCCATGCCCTGGAGTCCGAGGCACCGATTTACTGGGTGAATCCAGCTGCCGAAAGTAGGGAAATCATTCAATTCACTGACGAACATCTACACACCTAA
- a CDS encoding AraC family transcriptional regulator translates to MKTEFDAESFLQQVNWRSLTRELSDALVEQAFFMKDREGRFVMQNRRGCEYCNAADEGETLGRRDADYWPDSRADNYVEGDRMVMRSGRPILNQLAPAPEEAGSENIVIYSKFPVRNSEGEVIGVAGIHQLFAEDRVIENRFGRLFKAVRIMQENYGSDLRISELARSCGLSHSQFVRRFHSVFGMSPKEYLQRVRVRKACRLLETTDSTVASVGLRCGFYDHSHFSRAFRTQTGMSPSVYRKEHMH, encoded by the coding sequence ATGAAAACGGAGTTTGATGCCGAGAGCTTTTTGCAACAGGTGAATTGGCGTTCGTTGACCCGAGAATTGAGTGATGCACTGGTCGAGCAGGCTTTTTTTATGAAGGATCGCGAGGGTAGGTTCGTGATGCAGAATCGCCGCGGGTGTGAGTATTGTAACGCTGCTGATGAGGGCGAAACACTGGGTAGAAGGGACGCTGATTACTGGCCGGATTCGCGGGCGGATAACTATGTGGAAGGGGATCGGATGGTCATGAGATCAGGTAGGCCTATACTCAATCAGTTGGCACCGGCGCCCGAGGAAGCTGGATCAGAAAACATAGTGATTTACAGCAAGTTTCCAGTGCGAAACAGCGAAGGAGAAGTGATTGGGGTTGCAGGAATTCATCAGCTATTTGCCGAAGATCGTGTGATCGAAAATCGTTTCGGGCGTTTGTTTAAAGCCGTGCGAATTATGCAGGAAAACTATGGAAGTGATCTAAGGATTTCGGAGCTTGCCAGAAGTTGCGGCTTATCCCACAGCCAGTTCGTCCGTCGTTTCCATTCGGTTTTTGGCATGAGTCCAAAGGAGTATCTCCAACGGGTGCGCGTAAGGAAGGCGTGTCGACTACTGGAAACAACCGATTCAACCGTCGCATCAGTGGGCTTGCGCTGTGGATTTTATGATCATAGCCATTTCTCCCGTGCTTTCCGAACTCAGACGGGAATGAGCCCAAGTGTTTACCGGAAAGAGCATATGCATTAG
- a CDS encoding lactonase family protein, producing MKFPKIRSVALFTLFGLSGVAEDLTVFFGTGGRGSEGIYKTTFNTSTGKFGTIDLAAESQSPGFLALHPDGDKLYAVERWDNDAGAAGYRIEEDGSLTLVNRVSSGDGPGAHLAVHPTGKFLITAQYGGGSVALFPINTEGQLGIPKLYEHEGSSGVVERRQKAPHPHWTGFSPDGRFALVPDLGKDGIVIYRVDAETPSLVPHGFAASVPGGGARHMRFSPNGEYIYLLNELTLDVSTFKWNGDTGTATLLTTTPTLTEAAKSAESFNSAAEILVHPDLPTLYTSNRGHDSVSVFQIGSNPEDLEVVQVQPVRGAFPRNINLDPSGSWLLAAGADSNTVSAHRIDSESGKLTYQRRSVINVPNPICILFVPGKNAPPKG from the coding sequence ATGAAATTTCCTAAAATCCGTTCAGTCGCTCTCTTTACGCTATTTGGCCTTTCCGGCGTCGCTGAAGATTTGACGGTCTTCTTTGGCACTGGTGGGCGAGGATCAGAGGGCATCTACAAAACCACCTTCAATACGAGTACCGGAAAGTTTGGAACCATCGATTTAGCCGCTGAGTCACAATCACCCGGTTTTCTGGCCCTCCATCCCGACGGCGACAAACTTTATGCCGTTGAACGGTGGGACAACGATGCGGGTGCGGCTGGCTATCGGATTGAGGAAGATGGCAGTCTCACGCTCGTAAATCGCGTCTCCAGTGGCGATGGCCCGGGGGCCCATCTTGCCGTCCACCCAACAGGCAAGTTCCTGATCACTGCGCAGTATGGAGGAGGATCAGTTGCACTCTTTCCGATCAATACAGAGGGCCAGTTGGGAATCCCTAAACTCTACGAACACGAAGGGTCTTCGGGAGTAGTAGAAAGACGTCAGAAGGCCCCGCATCCCCATTGGACAGGGTTCTCACCAGACGGCCGTTTTGCTCTCGTGCCTGATCTCGGGAAAGATGGCATCGTCATCTACCGGGTTGATGCAGAGACACCGTCTCTCGTGCCACACGGTTTCGCAGCCTCCGTTCCCGGAGGCGGAGCGCGCCACATGCGCTTCTCCCCAAACGGAGAGTATATCTATCTGCTGAACGAGCTAACGCTCGATGTAAGCACTTTCAAATGGAATGGTGACACGGGAACAGCAACTCTCCTTACAACTACGCCTACACTCACTGAGGCGGCCAAATCTGCAGAATCGTTTAATTCAGCCGCAGAGATTCTCGTGCACCCTGATCTGCCGACTCTCTACACCTCTAACCGCGGCCATGATTCAGTTTCAGTCTTTCAAATAGGGTCAAATCCAGAAGATCTGGAAGTTGTCCAGGTCCAGCCCGTTCGAGGTGCTTTTCCCCGTAATATCAATCTCGATCCCAGTGGATCATGGCTATTGGCAGCCGGAGCAGACTCAAACACTGTATCCGCCCATCGGATTGATAGCGAGTCTGGGAAGCTCACGTACCAGCGGCGGAGCGTGATCAACGTCCCGAACCCGATCTGCATTCTCTTCGTTCCGGGAAAAAATGCACCGCCAAAAGGCTAA
- a CDS encoding carbohydrate kinase family protein, producing MTKDYTDLLPLLREALKQPSELRAMLGFDGTVDVICRPVESRQGSGNAFTPFATLGDFGQRVVDADGKSALIEIVKEREKIGGNGPIMAHALSRSGVDIDYIGPLGTPELHPAYADFAERIKVHSVAEPAVTHALEFSNGKLMLSTISNYEGVTASSIEEVLEKNALIETVRHTRLCCFLNWTCLPELESIMAWFLADVLPLVGEERERIFFFDLADPSMRSDEDLRRVLWLIGKFSAFSKVVLGMNLNEAQQVARAFSIDEPISEAGSLSQALEAIRSKLGIYCAMAHPVDFAACATAEGQWAVAGPHTTKPRITTGAGDHLNAGFCLGLMLGFQPLHALQLGVLFSGFYVRTATSPRLQDIPEFIDQLRTNPE from the coding sequence ATGACAAAGGATTACACAGACTTGCTTCCTTTACTTCGCGAAGCCCTGAAACAGCCTTCCGAGCTACGGGCGATGCTGGGCTTTGACGGAACAGTCGATGTCATTTGCAGACCTGTGGAATCCCGTCAGGGCAGTGGCAACGCGTTCACACCCTTCGCAACTCTAGGTGATTTCGGGCAGCGGGTGGTCGATGCGGACGGGAAGAGCGCCTTGATAGAGATTGTCAAGGAGCGGGAAAAAATCGGTGGAAACGGACCGATCATGGCCCATGCGCTTTCCCGGTCGGGAGTGGACATCGACTACATCGGTCCTCTCGGCACTCCGGAACTCCATCCTGCCTACGCGGATTTCGCCGAAAGGATCAAAGTCCACTCTGTGGCCGAGCCTGCCGTAACCCACGCTTTGGAGTTTTCGAACGGCAAGCTCATGCTTTCGACAATCTCAAACTACGAAGGGGTGACCGCCTCCTCGATCGAAGAAGTCCTTGAAAAGAACGCCCTGATCGAAACGGTCCGGCACACCCGACTCTGTTGCTTCCTGAACTGGACCTGCTTACCCGAATTGGAGTCGATCATGGCTTGGTTCCTTGCAGATGTTCTGCCACTGGTCGGCGAGGAAAGGGAACGCATTTTCTTTTTCGATCTCGCCGATCCGTCCATGCGCTCCGACGAAGATTTGCGCCGCGTCCTTTGGCTGATCGGAAAATTCAGTGCGTTCAGCAAAGTTGTCCTCGGGATGAATCTAAACGAGGCCCAACAGGTTGCTCGTGCGTTTTCGATTGATGAACCCATTTCCGAAGCAGGTTCGCTGAGTCAGGCCCTCGAGGCGATTCGCTCCAAGCTTGGGATCTACTGCGCAATGGCTCACCCGGTCGATTTCGCAGCCTGCGCGACCGCAGAAGGGCAATGGGCCGTCGCCGGCCCACACACCACCAAGCCAAGGATCACGACCGGTGCAGGCGATCATTTGAACGCCGGTTTTTGCCTAGGGCTGATGCTTGGCTTCCAGCCCTTACATGCTCTTCAACTTGGGGTTCTCTTCTCGGGCTTCTACGTCCGCACCGCGACCTCACCCCGCCTTCAAGACATCCCAGAATTTATCGATCAGCTTAGAACAAATCCGGAATGA
- a CDS encoding discoidin domain-containing protein, with protein MKNLVLLSALSGALVFTGCEKAAESPDDPSAASNAPAAAQPDAAGSMPLVTEIPPELIEGTPMPVQAPNLEQAPTRAPSMLVPEGTVLVSQGKEVTGSDDFPLIGELSYITDGDKEAGEGYFVELLNDPQWVQIDLGEPVDISAIWVWHFHSQKRAYNDVVVQVSNDPSFESEVTTLFNNDYDNSSELGKGKDKPYVESRFGKLIDGKGTNAQYVRLWSNGNTSNDMNHYIEVEVFGVPKA; from the coding sequence ATGAAAAACCTCGTTTTGCTATCCGCGCTGTCCGGCGCACTTGTATTCACCGGCTGCGAAAAAGCGGCAGAGAGTCCTGATGATCCGTCAGCTGCTTCTAACGCACCAGCAGCTGCACAGCCCGATGCTGCTGGCAGTATGCCTTTGGTCACTGAAATCCCTCCGGAATTGATCGAGGGGACCCCAATGCCCGTTCAAGCGCCGAATCTTGAGCAGGCTCCCACCAGAGCACCCTCGATGTTGGTTCCAGAAGGGACTGTTCTCGTTTCTCAGGGTAAGGAAGTGACCGGTAGCGACGACTTTCCTTTGATCGGCGAACTGAGCTACATCACCGACGGTGATAAGGAAGCTGGTGAAGGATATTTTGTAGAACTGCTGAATGACCCCCAATGGGTCCAGATTGATCTTGGTGAGCCAGTGGACATTAGCGCGATTTGGGTGTGGCATTTCCACTCTCAGAAACGCGCGTATAATGACGTCGTTGTTCAAGTGTCTAACGACCCAAGCTTCGAATCCGAAGTCACGACCCTGTTCAACAATGACTACGACAACTCGTCTGAACTGGGTAAAGGCAAAGACAAACCGTATGTAGAAAGCCGCTTTGGGAAACTGATCGATGGAAAAGGAACCAATGCCCAATACGTTCGACTATGGAGTAACGGAAACACTTCCAACGACATGAATCACTACATTGAGGTGGAGGTCTTCGGAGTGCCAAAAGCGTAG
- a CDS encoding sulfatase-like hydrolase/transferase gives MEKSKTLSSVLIGIVCSICLLPADTRPNIILYLSDDLGYADVGFMGHPYAITPNLDKLAEQGTVFTQHYVTAITCAPSRTGIMTGVHTARFPKYPKDFGYGDQITVVELLKNSGYTTGHFGKWHLGPDESVGTHGYDEIFSETNNNNGAETPARDDPAVDHAINFIKKHANGEQPFYINISGHSTHYPVKTYPEYVGQFEDLDFDRRDFSATMQKKFDESASIDPDLRESMTQYLADVYGMDVNVGRILDTLDELGIAENTIFVYSSDHGPAPVTPGKGVKPYSKNMLGYAGEFRGGKHDQTEGGVRVPFVIRWPGKIEAGRVDEESVTSFMDWLPTLGSITGIENLPENLDGEDISDIWLGESRPRKTTLFWKTSSARSGVSLRKEDWKFHQTRNGPQLFDLSDDASESNNLADAYPEITSRLADLAEDWRGTLPSEYEKKQGRER, from the coding sequence ATGGAAAAGTCAAAAACCCTATCTTCAGTTCTGATTGGAATCGTCTGCTCAATTTGTCTTTTACCTGCAGATACAAGACCCAACATCATTCTCTATTTATCTGATGACTTAGGCTACGCGGATGTAGGGTTTATGGGGCATCCCTACGCAATCACCCCAAATCTAGACAAACTTGCCGAACAGGGAACGGTTTTCACTCAACATTACGTAACGGCCATTACCTGTGCGCCAAGCCGCACCGGAATCATGACAGGCGTCCACACTGCCCGCTTTCCCAAGTATCCAAAGGATTTTGGTTACGGTGATCAAATAACCGTCGTCGAACTTTTAAAAAACAGTGGATACACTACGGGCCATTTCGGTAAATGGCATCTTGGGCCAGACGAGTCGGTGGGAACGCACGGATACGATGAAATATTTTCGGAAACGAACAATAATAATGGAGCTGAGACCCCAGCTCGTGATGACCCTGCCGTAGATCATGCGATCAATTTCATCAAGAAACACGCTAACGGAGAACAGCCATTTTACATCAACATCTCCGGACACAGCACCCACTACCCTGTGAAGACATACCCAGAGTATGTCGGCCAATTTGAAGACCTTGATTTTGATCGTCGTGATTTTTCAGCGACTATGCAGAAGAAGTTTGATGAAAGTGCTTCGATTGATCCCGATCTGAGGGAGTCCATGACTCAGTATCTGGCGGACGTTTACGGTATGGATGTGAATGTGGGAAGAATTTTGGATACGCTTGATGAGCTTGGAATTGCAGAAAATACGATCTTTGTTTATTCCAGTGATCATGGCCCGGCGCCCGTGACACCCGGAAAGGGAGTTAAACCCTACTCCAAGAACATGCTGGGCTACGCAGGTGAATTCCGGGGCGGAAAACATGATCAGACTGAGGGTGGAGTTAGAGTACCCTTCGTAATTCGCTGGCCAGGAAAAATTGAAGCCGGTCGGGTGGATGAGGAGAGCGTGACGTCGTTCATGGATTGGTTGCCAACGCTAGGCTCCATAACAGGCATAGAGAATTTACCTGAGAATTTGGACGGAGAGGATATTTCGGACATCTGGCTCGGGGAATCCCGTCCTCGCAAAACCACCCTTTTCTGGAAGACTTCCTCCGCAAGATCTGGAGTATCTCTCCGAAAAGAAGATTGGAAGTTTCATCAAACGAGGAATGGACCGCAACTATTCGACCTTTCGGACGATGCAAGTGAGTCGAACAACCTCGCCGACGCGTATCCGGAGATTACCAGCCGGTTGGCGGACCTTGCCGAGGATTGGCGGGGAACCCTTCCATCTGAGTACGAAAAGAAACAAGGGAGAGAGCGCTGA
- a CDS encoding SDR family oxidoreductase produces the protein MSKPRLEKTSIVVVGGTTGLGLSSALAFIGAGASVAVIGRNPESAARALTKLEEVDPNRCLAICGDAIDPATTPKAIDACLEKFGSFEGLYHVAGGSGRRFGDGPLHEVADEGIDFTLNLNLKSLILSNRAAIRVFLERKTAGRVLNMGSVLGYSPSPRYFSTHIYAAAKSAIIGFTKSIAAFYSRENIRCNVIAPALVETPMAQRAAEDDVIQGFIKTKQPLDGGRIGRPEDLDGLATYLLSEESRFVTGQVIAVDGGWTVSEGQF, from the coding sequence ATGTCAAAACCCCGACTCGAGAAGACGTCTATTGTCGTAGTAGGCGGCACTACGGGCTTAGGCCTTTCCTCGGCGCTCGCGTTTATCGGTGCAGGTGCGAGTGTTGCGGTGATCGGTCGCAATCCCGAAAGCGCGGCAAGAGCACTGACCAAGCTGGAAGAGGTTGATCCGAATCGTTGTCTGGCCATTTGCGGTGACGCAATTGATCCTGCGACAACACCGAAAGCAATCGATGCCTGTCTGGAAAAGTTCGGAAGCTTCGAAGGCCTGTATCATGTAGCCGGTGGGAGTGGGCGTCGTTTCGGAGATGGACCGTTACATGAAGTCGCGGACGAGGGGATCGACTTCACCCTAAACCTCAATTTGAAGTCACTGATCCTGAGCAACCGTGCTGCGATCCGGGTCTTTCTCGAGCGAAAGACTGCGGGTCGAGTTCTGAATATGGGATCTGTCCTCGGTTACTCCCCTTCCCCGCGTTATTTCTCTACCCACATTTATGCTGCCGCCAAGTCAGCTATTATCGGGTTTACCAAGTCGATCGCCGCTTTCTATTCTCGGGAAAACATCCGCTGCAACGTGATCGCTCCTGCGCTGGTTGAAACACCGATGGCTCAGCGAGCTGCAGAGGATGACGTCATTCAGGGTTTCATCAAAACCAAACAGCCTCTGGATGGCGGCCGGATTGGCCGCCCGGAAGACCTCGATGGTCTCGCGACTTATCTTTTGTCCGAGGAAAGTCGTTTCGTCACCGGACAAGTCATTGCCGTCGACGGCGGTTGGACCGTATCGGAGGGGCAGTTTTAG
- a CDS encoding sulfatase-like hydrolase/transferase, whose translation MKPHPSKFISATLLLLALLAVSLSASEERPNVVLYLSDDLGYADLAFMGHPYAITPNLDELAEQGTVFLQHYVTGVTCAPSRAGLMTGVHPARYPYYPGHYGTGDQPTITSILDGNGYATGHFGKWHMGPDESVGTYGYEVVFTESNNKNAFNTPARDDPATDRAIEFIEQMAEEGRPFYVSLWGHSTHYPVTSYPELIEDFGEVPFDRNDFSKTIQERFDRSASWKPDLKDSMTQYVADVYGIDKNVGRIMETLERLDIEDNTIFVFSSDHGPQNENRERDYAEHMLGYAGDLRGYKGTQFEGGVRVPFIVRWPSKVEAGRVDSESITSFIDWLPTISSITGNNDIPDQLDGEDISDIWIEGPRERSTDLYWRVSGTNAGISMRAGDWKFHESRNGPLLYDLSNDRGEEINLAPQNPELVSRFQGKADEWRNSLPESYNKDKRFGKRRTDDIHSVVIPSPLF comes from the coding sequence ATGAAACCCCATCCCTCAAAGTTCATATCCGCAACCCTACTACTCCTTGCACTTCTCGCTGTAAGTCTTTCCGCAAGTGAAGAGCGTCCAAATGTGGTTCTTTACCTATCTGACGACCTTGGTTACGCGGACCTAGCCTTCATGGGTCACCCTTACGCGATCACCCCTAACCTCGACGAATTGGCAGAACAAGGAACCGTTTTCCTCCAGCACTATGTCACAGGCGTCACATGCGCTCCAAGTCGCGCAGGTCTGATGACTGGTGTTCATCCAGCCCGCTATCCCTACTATCCGGGCCACTATGGAACGGGGGACCAACCAACCATAACCAGCATACTTGACGGAAACGGCTACGCGACCGGTCACTTTGGAAAGTGGCATATGGGTCCAGACGAATCGGTGGGCACCTACGGCTATGAGGTCGTTTTCACTGAAAGTAACAACAAGAACGCATTCAACACTCCGGCTCGGGACGACCCAGCGACAGATCGGGCTATCGAGTTTATCGAACAAATGGCCGAAGAAGGCCGCCCATTTTACGTCAGTCTTTGGGGACATAGCACACACTACCCCGTCACAAGCTACCCAGAGCTCATTGAAGATTTTGGCGAAGTCCCTTTCGACCGAAACGACTTCTCGAAGACCATTCAGGAACGTTTCGATAGGAGTGCCTCTTGGAAACCAGACTTGAAAGACTCAATGACTCAGTACGTTGCCGACGTCTACGGCATCGACAAGAACGTAGGGCGTATCATGGAAACGCTCGAACGCCTCGACATTGAGGACAACACGATCTTTGTTTTCTCCAGTGACCATGGTCCACAGAACGAAAACCGGGAGCGGGATTATGCCGAGCACATGCTGGGTTACGCTGGCGACCTCAGAGGGTACAAAGGCACCCAGTTTGAAGGAGGCGTCCGGGTTCCGTTCATCGTGAGGTGGCCGTCCAAAGTAGAGGCTGGGCGTGTCGACTCAGAAAGTATCACTTCGTTTATTGATTGGTTGCCCACGATCTCAAGTATCACGGGAAACAACGATATCCCCGATCAGCTCGATGGTGAGGATATCTCTGATATCTGGATAGAGGGCCCAAGAGAGCGATCCACTGATCTATATTGGCGTGTATCCGGCACCAATGCGGGGATCTCAATGCGAGCAGGCGATTGGAAATTTCATGAATCGAGAAACGGCCCTCTGCTCTATGATCTATCCAATGATCGTGGAGAAGAAATAAATCTGGCACCACAGAACCCGGAACTGGTTTCAAGATTTCAAGGGAAAGCCGATGAGTGGCGCAACTCGCTCCCCGAGAGTTACAACAAGGACAAGCGTTTCGGAAAGCGACGGACTGACGATATTCATTCGGTGGTGATTCCGAGCCCTCTGTTCTAA
- a CDS encoding sulfatase yields MIHRGSIPALLLLCHVSLLSSPPNILLICVDDLRPELGCYGVDYIHSPNIDLLSSEGRTFANHYVQAPTCGASRYAMLTGTYGPAGNHALFERARKINKNPGAVVPSMPAWFRQNGYETISIGKVSHHPGGLGGNDWDEENLLEMPLSWDQNLMPSGMWDHPRGAMHGLANGEKRGKASEMDVYQVFDGPDTAYPDGLITNGALEELDRLAQSDKPFFLAVGLIRPHLPFGAPARYMQPYEKVELPEILYPDKPNHRTTWHRSGEFMKYNRWGRDPNSDEGFGEEVRRHYAACVTYVDAQVGRLLNRIETLGLEEDMIVVLWGDHGWHLGEHAIWGKHSLFEESLRSPLIIRPIDSQSPGVMTEAIVESIDLYPTLCELAGLPIPDSLDGHSLVPQIEDPEVPGQSAVSYSGSQVTLRSDQYRLIIHKDGYTELYDHHSTDKETKNLAQIAPETVTQMALEIRERVPEKLPTGFFKTVNSGNGN; encoded by the coding sequence ATGATTCATCGTGGAAGCATTCCGGCTCTTCTGCTGCTGTGCCATGTATCACTGCTGTCCTCTCCTCCGAATATCCTCTTGATCTGTGTCGACGATCTAAGGCCAGAGCTCGGATGTTACGGCGTAGACTATATCCACAGTCCAAACATCGATCTGCTTTCGTCAGAAGGACGAACATTCGCCAACCACTACGTGCAGGCACCAACCTGCGGAGCATCGCGTTACGCAATGCTGACTGGCACCTATGGACCTGCTGGAAACCATGCTCTCTTTGAAAGGGCTAGAAAAATTAACAAAAATCCGGGGGCGGTAGTCCCAAGCATGCCAGCATGGTTCCGACAAAACGGCTATGAGACGATCTCGATCGGAAAGGTGTCACACCATCCTGGAGGTCTGGGTGGAAACGACTGGGATGAAGAAAACCTCCTCGAGATGCCACTCTCATGGGATCAGAACCTGATGCCTTCAGGCATGTGGGATCATCCCAGAGGTGCGATGCATGGACTAGCAAACGGAGAGAAACGAGGGAAAGCGAGTGAGATGGATGTTTATCAGGTCTTTGATGGACCTGACACCGCTTACCCGGATGGCTTAATTACCAATGGTGCGCTGGAGGAGCTGGATCGTCTTGCTCAGTCCGACAAGCCATTCTTCCTCGCCGTTGGACTGATTCGTCCACACCTCCCCTTTGGAGCTCCAGCCCGATACATGCAGCCTTATGAAAAGGTCGAGCTTCCAGAAATCCTCTATCCCGACAAACCCAATCATCGAACAACCTGGCATCGATCCGGCGAATTCATGAAGTACAATCGATGGGGAAGAGACCCCAACAGCGATGAAGGCTTTGGCGAGGAAGTCCGTAGACATTATGCCGCCTGCGTCACTTACGTTGATGCTCAGGTCGGTCGACTCCTCAATCGAATTGAGACACTTGGGCTTGAAGAAGATATGATTGTAGTCCTCTGGGGTGACCATGGCTGGCATCTGGGAGAACACGCGATCTGGGGAAAACACTCACTCTTCGAGGAGTCGTTGCGCTCTCCTTTGATTATTCGTCCCATTGATTCTCAATCACCCGGCGTAATGACAGAAGCAATTGTCGAATCGATCGACCTCTACCCGACCCTCTGCGAGCTTGCCGGCCTACCTATACCGGACTCTCTCGACGGACATTCTCTGGTCCCGCAGATTGAGGATCCAGAGGTTCCAGGCCAAAGTGCAGTCTCGTATTCAGGATCGCAGGTAACTCTTCGGTCAGACCAATATCGCCTTATCATTCATAAGGATGGATACACCGAATTGTATGATCATCATTCGACCGATAAAGAAACCAAGAACCTCGCGCAAATAGCACCCGAAACGGTTACTCAGATGGCTTTAGAGATCCGCGAACGCGTTCCGGAAAAGCTTCCGACAGGGTTTTTCAAAACTGTAAATTCCGGTAACGGAAATTAG
- a CDS encoding sulfatase-like hydrolase/transferase has product MRASRNIRFLVVFLFLIICKETYVSADSEDVELPNIVLFFADDLGYGDLACYGHPYAETPTLDEPAAEGIRFEQQYVTGVTCIPSRTGFMTGWFLSSRAL; this is encoded by the coding sequence ATGAGAGCGTCAAGAAACATCAGGTTTTTGGTGGTTTTCTTATTCCTAATCATCTGCAAGGAAACCTATGTGTCCGCAGATTCCGAAGACGTCGAGCTGCCCAACATCGTTCTGTTCTTTGCTGACGACCTGGGGTACGGAGACCTCGCCTGTTACGGACACCCTTATGCCGAGACTCCAACCTTGGATGAACCCGCAGCGGAAGGAATCCGTTTTGAGCAACAGTATGTCACGGGAGTCACCTGCATACCGAGCCGAACGGGTTTCATGACCGGGTGGTTTTTGAGCTCGAGAGCATTGTAG